The Microbulbifer sp. YPW1 genome contains a region encoding:
- a CDS encoding DUF6795 domain-containing protein — translation MAVFDIGKAYTFSGMNLKITHKGNPAANAKVTRVVEWQKEQVDEFTADESGQVELPEVKERSLTQLLPTQFVAAQVVNVEFEGKEYEIWVNSKMSPEKNSELGGHPLDLECELTREPVAVEDFDTILVTSCHWK, via the coding sequence ATGGCAGTGTTTGATATTGGAAAGGCCTATACCTTTTCCGGCATGAACTTGAAGATTACACACAAGGGCAATCCGGCGGCTAATGCCAAAGTAACAAGGGTTGTCGAGTGGCAAAAAGAGCAGGTGGATGAATTCACTGCGGATGAGTCCGGTCAGGTCGAACTGCCTGAAGTCAAGGAGCGCTCTCTCACTCAGCTCCTGCCGACACAATTTGTGGCCGCCCAGGTCGTAAATGTTGAGTTCGAAGGAAAAGAATACGAAATCTGGGTTAACAGCAAAATGAGCCCGGAAAAAAATTCAGAACTTGGCGGACATCCATTGGATCTCGAGTGTGAACTTACTCGCGAGCCCGTTGCCGTCGAAGACTTTGACACAATCCTTGTTACCAGCTGTCACTGGAAGTGA
- a CDS encoding lipase family protein: MPELDPNFAARLATGAYAIKNEKTRSAFYTTFKNYLELGEDKKLENKGLVGKTGGILLQTSHMMGVAAEGKSGSEYQDQGIIAIKGTASLMDGLTDLNAGIKSAKTGGMVHQGFLSTFNSFVDQLPQFSPNVHTIHCVGHSLGGALATLTADWLKSNSGKQVKLYTFGSPRVGLEYYAQKTERRLGAGNIYRLYHQTDPVPMVPTWPFFHVPDGGEGDFLLPSGLHLKPWEFHSMARYAKSTRGGDGKPVDWPILKSRRPQDFLDSSIEAWLKSSSIVSFTLNSARLLSAAILWVVKKLTNLLGITVVIAGSTTFTLLDRLAMLMSKGLELAKDVSIWVTRLIKRMAQMLGIVVLEGAEMTMRFIRQVFIQAHHAVSELVRQAGRTLH; encoded by the coding sequence ATGCCTGAGCTGGATCCGAATTTTGCTGCGCGCCTTGCTACCGGTGCTTACGCGATCAAAAACGAGAAAACCAGAAGCGCGTTTTATACGACGTTTAAAAACTATCTGGAGCTCGGAGAGGACAAGAAGCTAGAGAACAAGGGCCTAGTGGGAAAAACCGGCGGTATTCTCCTGCAAACCTCACACATGATGGGAGTGGCAGCAGAGGGAAAGTCCGGTAGTGAGTATCAAGACCAGGGGATCATTGCGATCAAGGGTACGGCAAGCCTGATGGATGGGCTGACAGACCTGAATGCCGGGATCAAAAGCGCTAAAACCGGCGGTATGGTGCACCAGGGGTTTCTCTCTACCTTTAATTCATTTGTCGATCAGCTGCCTCAATTTTCCCCCAATGTGCATACCATCCACTGTGTTGGACACAGCCTCGGTGGGGCCTTGGCAACATTGACGGCCGATTGGTTGAAATCGAACAGTGGCAAGCAGGTCAAACTCTACACGTTCGGTTCCCCCCGGGTCGGGTTGGAGTATTACGCGCAAAAAACGGAACGCCGTTTGGGCGCCGGTAATATTTATCGTCTCTATCACCAGACCGATCCGGTCCCCATGGTACCAACGTGGCCGTTCTTCCATGTTCCCGATGGTGGAGAAGGTGATTTCCTTTTGCCATCCGGTTTGCACCTCAAGCCCTGGGAATTCCACAGCATGGCCAGATATGCCAAGTCCACGAGGGGTGGCGATGGCAAGCCAGTTGACTGGCCGATACTCAAGTCACGCCGCCCTCAGGATTTTCTTGATTCCAGTATCGAAGCCTGGTTGAAATCCAGCAGCATCGTATCCTTTACCCTTAATTCCGCGCGACTGTTGAGCGCGGCCATTCTGTGGGTGGTGAAGAAGCTGACCAACCTGTTGGGCATCACTGTAGTTATCGCGGGCAGTACCACCTTCACTCTGCTGGATCGCCTGGCCATGCTGATGAGCAAGGGCCTGGAGCTGGCAAAGGATGTCTCAATCTGGGTAACGCGCCTGATCAAGCGTATGGCACAGATGCTCGGTATCGTCGTGCTCGAAGGTGCCGAAATGACCATGCGGTTTATTCGCCAGGTTTTTATCCAGGCGCATCACGCGGTATCCGAGCTGGTACGCCAGGCCGGCCGAACCTTGCACTGA
- a CDS encoding sodium:proton antiporter, which produces MDVYYIFCFLAAVSVFLGFLNQYVLRTQTTIAITAGSLALSLIVTGLGKLEIVELRDWVAQLLPLMNLEDLLLKGMLGFLLFAGSLHIDLLMLRNQKLEITVLAIFGTLISTFVVGYLLYWLFGAIGMPVDLVYCLLFGALISPTDPIAVLAIIKSMKAPEQISIQVEGESLFNDGFGMVVFAVIYALAFEGTDPTLPAISHLFLVEALGGIALGLAIGGLFHWLICSTNDHSLELLLTLVIPTAGFATANILGVSGALAMVVAGIIIGNFTRERGFSRVSQHELDNFWTITEEFMNGILFLLVGLFLITIDFRPIDYALIVAAIIIVLVGRIAAVSVPFMFLKRRRKYHPYTGRILVWGGLRGGLALALAMSIPAGYIVGGNHDLRHLWVVMTYGVVVFSIVVQGSTIAPLIHRSRAASCPEVDGPSPQPD; this is translated from the coding sequence ATGGACGTCTATTACATCTTCTGCTTTCTCGCCGCCGTGTCCGTGTTCCTCGGATTTCTCAACCAGTATGTGCTGCGCACCCAGACCACCATCGCGATTACCGCCGGCTCGCTGGCACTGTCGCTGATTGTCACCGGCCTCGGCAAGCTGGAAATCGTGGAGCTGCGCGACTGGGTGGCGCAGCTGCTGCCGCTGATGAACCTGGAAGATCTGTTGCTCAAGGGCATGCTCGGCTTTCTGCTATTTGCCGGCAGCCTGCATATCGACCTGTTGATGCTGCGCAACCAGAAGCTGGAAATCACTGTACTCGCGATTTTCGGCACGCTGATTTCCACTTTTGTGGTGGGCTACCTGCTCTACTGGCTGTTTGGCGCCATTGGTATGCCGGTAGACCTTGTCTACTGCCTGCTATTCGGTGCGCTGATTTCTCCCACCGACCCCATTGCGGTGCTCGCGATCATCAAGAGCATGAAGGCGCCGGAGCAGATATCGATCCAGGTGGAAGGGGAGTCGCTGTTCAACGACGGCTTCGGCATGGTGGTCTTTGCGGTGATCTACGCGCTGGCATTCGAGGGCACAGACCCGACCCTGCCGGCCATCAGCCACCTGTTTTTGGTGGAAGCGCTGGGGGGGATCGCCCTCGGCCTCGCCATTGGCGGCTTGTTCCACTGGCTGATCTGCTCCACCAACGACCACAGCCTGGAACTGTTGCTGACCCTGGTGATCCCCACCGCCGGGTTTGCCACCGCCAATATTCTCGGCGTATCCGGTGCCCTGGCGATGGTGGTGGCCGGCATCATCATCGGCAACTTTACCCGCGAACGCGGATTTTCCCGGGTGAGCCAGCACGAGCTGGACAACTTCTGGACCATCACCGAAGAGTTCATGAACGGGATCCTGTTCCTGCTGGTGGGGCTGTTCCTGATTACCATCGACTTCAGGCCCATTGACTACGCGCTGATTGTTGCCGCCATCATCATCGTGCTGGTGGGGCGTATCGCTGCGGTCAGTGTGCCGTTCATGTTCCTCAAACGGCGTCGCAAGTACCATCCGTACACCGGGCGCATACTGGTCTGGGGAGGGCTGCGGGGCGGCCTGGCACTGGCCCTGGCGATGTCGATTCCCGCCGGTTACATCGTGGGTGGCAATCACGACCTGCGACACCTGTGGGTGGTAATGACCTACGGCGTGGTAGTCTTCTCCATTGTGGTCCAGGGTTCGACCATTGCGCCGCTGATTCACCGCAGCCGCGCCGCCAGCTGCCCCGAAGTCGACGGCCCCAGCCCGCAACCAGACTGA
- the gstA gene encoding glutathione transferase GstA, producing the protein MKLFYAPGACSLSPHIVACEAGIDLELCKVDLKAKETETGGDYTQVNPKGYVPALQLEGGEVLTEGPAIVQFLAEQKPEKKLAPEYGSLDHYRVLEWLNYISTEVHKSFVPLFWDGSDDEKSAAKEKVGKAFQFVEDRLGGDYLLGDNFCIADAYLFTVYNWCDKVGVDTDSWPKLKAFAERMSQRDGVQKAMKAEGLI; encoded by the coding sequence ATGAAACTGTTTTACGCCCCCGGTGCCTGTTCCCTGTCTCCACATATTGTCGCCTGCGAGGCGGGTATCGACCTGGAGCTGTGCAAGGTCGACCTGAAAGCCAAGGAAACCGAGACCGGCGGCGACTACACGCAGGTCAACCCGAAAGGCTATGTGCCGGCGCTGCAGCTGGAAGGTGGCGAAGTGCTCACCGAGGGGCCGGCGATTGTGCAGTTCCTGGCGGAGCAGAAGCCGGAGAAGAAGCTGGCGCCGGAGTACGGCTCGCTGGATCACTACCGGGTGTTGGAATGGCTGAATTACATTTCCACCGAGGTACACAAGTCCTTTGTGCCCCTGTTCTGGGACGGCAGCGATGACGAGAAGTCGGCGGCGAAGGAAAAGGTCGGCAAGGCCTTCCAGTTTGTGGAGGACCGCCTCGGTGGTGACTACCTGCTGGGGGACAACTTCTGTATTGCCGACGCCTACCTGTTTACCGTGTACAACTGGTGTGACAAGGTCGGTGTGGACACCGATAGCTGGCCGAAACTCAAGGCCTTCGCCGAGCGCATGTCCCAGCGCGACGGTGTGCAGAAAGCGATGAAGGCGGAAGGGCTAATCTGA
- a CDS encoding glutathione S-transferase family protein — protein sequence MGLLVNGEWKDQWYDTEKHGGAFEREAAQLRNWVTEDGSAGPSGEGGFPAEKGRYHLYVSLACPWAHRTLIFRQLKQLQDYISVSVVSPYMMENGWTFDQDEGSTGDALYGSEFMHQIYTRNRKDYSGRVTVPVLWDKDQERIVSNESAEIIRMFNTAFNQLTGDTQDFYPEDLRGDIDATNDLVYQNINNGVYRAGFATSKEAYEAAYHQLFTALEQLEQRLADNRYLTGARITEADWRLFTTLIRFDAVYHGHFKCNKQRLADYPNLWGYVRELYQWPAVADTVDFHHIKTHYYASHRNINPTGIVPAGPELDYSAPHGRGA from the coding sequence ATGGGACTGCTGGTCAACGGAGAGTGGAAAGACCAATGGTACGACACCGAAAAGCACGGTGGCGCCTTTGAGCGTGAGGCGGCCCAGCTGCGCAACTGGGTCACTGAGGACGGCAGCGCCGGACCCAGTGGCGAGGGCGGATTTCCCGCCGAGAAAGGCCGCTACCACCTGTATGTGTCCCTCGCCTGCCCCTGGGCACACCGCACGCTGATTTTCCGGCAATTGAAACAGCTGCAGGACTACATCAGTGTGTCGGTGGTCAGTCCCTACATGATGGAGAATGGCTGGACCTTCGATCAGGATGAGGGCAGCACCGGCGACGCACTGTATGGCAGCGAATTCATGCACCAGATCTACACCCGCAACCGCAAGGACTATTCCGGCCGGGTTACGGTGCCGGTGCTGTGGGACAAGGATCAGGAACGCATCGTCAGCAATGAATCGGCGGAAATCATTCGTATGTTCAACACCGCGTTCAACCAGCTGACCGGGGATACGCAGGACTTCTACCCCGAAGACCTGCGCGGGGATATCGATGCCACCAACGACCTGGTGTATCAAAACATCAACAACGGCGTGTACCGCGCGGGCTTTGCCACCAGCAAAGAAGCGTATGAGGCCGCGTATCACCAGCTGTTTACAGCGCTGGAACAGCTGGAGCAGCGACTTGCGGACAATCGCTACCTGACCGGTGCGCGGATCACCGAGGCGGACTGGCGACTGTTCACCACCCTGATCCGGTTTGACGCGGTGTATCACGGCCACTTCAAGTGCAACAAGCAGCGGCTGGCGGACTACCCCAACCTGTGGGGCTATGTGCGCGAGCTGTACCAGTGGCCGGCGGTGGCCGATACGGTGGATTTCCACCATATCAAAACCCACTACTACGCCAGCCACCGCAACATCAATCCCACCGGTATCGTGCCGGCGGGACCGGAGCTGGATTACTCGGCGCCCCACGGCCGCGGTGCCTGA
- a CDS encoding pirin family protein, with protein sequence MQEFTHNKASGASVRPAARVVAGHPSADGAGVKIHRVAGFQSQEFSPFLMIDEIRSENPDDYIAGFPPHPHRGIETLTYMLSGEFEHQDHLGNRGAIAQGGAQWMRAGRGIIHSEMPSQGEGGMHGFQLWINMAAKDKMNKPGWRDIQPGQVRELSLDERGSLARLIAGQWQVNGEPQCGPLQEAAAEAAVADVRLAAGADVSLSLPAEHSVLVYIYRGSLATERGTVQRGNLVLFGAGESLQLRAPEDAAEGTGLLVLHGRPLNEPVVHYGPFVMNTREQIEQTLRDYNNGTLTD encoded by the coding sequence ATGCAGGAATTCACACACAACAAAGCATCAGGCGCCAGTGTGCGCCCAGCAGCCCGTGTAGTGGCGGGGCATCCGTCGGCGGATGGCGCCGGCGTGAAGATCCATCGCGTCGCTGGCTTCCAGTCTCAGGAGTTCAGCCCGTTCCTGATGATCGATGAAATCCGCTCGGAAAATCCCGACGACTATATCGCTGGCTTCCCGCCACACCCTCACCGGGGGATCGAAACTCTCACTTATATGTTGAGTGGCGAATTCGAGCACCAGGATCACCTGGGCAACCGCGGCGCCATTGCCCAGGGCGGCGCCCAGTGGATGCGCGCCGGCCGCGGCATCATCCATTCGGAAATGCCCTCACAGGGCGAGGGTGGAATGCACGGCTTCCAGCTGTGGATCAACATGGCGGCAAAGGACAAGATGAACAAACCCGGCTGGCGGGATATACAACCAGGCCAGGTGCGGGAGCTGTCCCTGGATGAGCGGGGATCGCTGGCGCGCCTGATTGCCGGCCAGTGGCAGGTGAACGGCGAACCCCAGTGCGGTCCCCTGCAGGAAGCCGCTGCCGAGGCGGCGGTGGCGGATGTGCGCCTGGCGGCGGGTGCAGATGTCTCCCTTTCCCTGCCGGCGGAACACTCGGTGCTGGTATATATCTACCGCGGTTCCCTGGCCACCGAGCGCGGCACGGTGCAGCGCGGCAATCTGGTGTTGTTTGGTGCCGGTGAATCGCTACAATTGCGCGCGCCGGAGGATGCAGCCGAAGGCACCGGCCTGCTGGTGCTGCATGGACGACCGCTCAATGAGCCGGTGGTGCACTACGGCCCGTTCGTGATGAATACCCGCGAACAAATAGAACAGACCCTGCGCGACTACAATAACGGCACGCTCACGGATTGA
- a CDS encoding Gfo/Idh/MocA family protein: MDPLDTEINWGIIGCGDVTEVKSGPAFNKVAGSRLLAVMRRDREKLLDYAERHGVPRTHVSADDLIHDPEIDAIYVATPPGSHREYALKIASANKHCCLEKPMALNFAECEEIAAAFAGKEAQLFVAYYRRSLPRFNQVKAWIDSGEIGAIRHINWSYFRPPSAADLSPEYDWRTDPAVSGGGHFVDLACHGLDLFIHLAGDIRDARGIAVNQQALYDAEDAVSACWVFDSGATGAGFWNFGASEYGDEVVIYGSRGCIRFSVFADRPLVLEGSDRSETVEIPHPENIQYFHIENMVKHLTGNGQHPVSGAEGGKASRIMDQILAGPG, encoded by the coding sequence ATGGATCCGCTGGACACCGAAATCAACTGGGGGATCATCGGCTGTGGCGATGTCACCGAAGTAAAAAGTGGCCCCGCATTCAACAAGGTGGCCGGCTCCCGGTTGCTGGCGGTGATGCGTCGGGATCGGGAAAAGCTGCTGGACTACGCCGAGCGCCACGGTGTCCCCCGGACCCATGTGAGTGCCGACGACCTGATTCACGACCCCGAGATCGACGCCATCTATGTGGCCACGCCGCCGGGCAGCCATCGGGAGTACGCCCTCAAGATAGCGAGTGCTAACAAACACTGCTGTCTGGAAAAGCCGATGGCGCTCAATTTTGCCGAGTGCGAGGAAATTGCCGCGGCGTTCGCGGGCAAGGAGGCGCAGCTGTTTGTCGCCTATTACCGTCGTTCCCTGCCCCGCTTCAATCAGGTGAAAGCGTGGATCGATAGCGGCGAGATCGGTGCCATTCGCCACATCAACTGGAGTTACTTTCGCCCGCCCTCCGCCGCGGACCTGTCGCCAGAATACGACTGGCGCACCGATCCGGCGGTTTCTGGCGGCGGTCATTTTGTCGATCTGGCCTGTCACGGCCTGGATCTGTTTATTCATCTCGCCGGTGATATCCGCGATGCCAGGGGGATCGCCGTCAATCAGCAGGCCCTGTACGACGCCGAAGATGCGGTTTCCGCCTGCTGGGTATTTGACAGCGGCGCCACCGGTGCCGGCTTCTGGAATTTCGGCGCCAGTGAATACGGTGACGAGGTAGTGATCTACGGCAGCCGCGGCTGCATCCGTTTTTCGGTGTTTGCGGATAGACCGCTGGTGCTGGAAGGCAGTGACAGATCTGAAACCGTGGAAATTCCGCACCCGGAAAATATTCAGTACTTCCACATCGAGAACATGGTCAAACACCTGACGGGCAACGGCCAGCACCCGGTATCCGGCGCCGAGGGCGGCAAGGCGTCACGGATAATGGACCAGATTCTGGCGGGGCCCGGTTGA
- a CDS encoding LysR family transcriptional regulator — translation MAKVTLEQWRMFQAVVEHGGFSQAAEAVHKSQSSINHAVHKLQESLGVALLEVRGRKAELTDAGRVMLNRAAGLLDEAEALESVAASLAAGTEAQLRLAVDVLFDYEALLNAVERFTAEYPHTRLELRETVLSGAEELLLQQEVDFIITARVPQGFVGEPISRVKFVPVAHPDHPLHQLGRPVNREDLKASRQIVMRDSALKNRQDAGWLGSDQRITVTNVHTSIELIERGLGFAWLPQTRIRDSLSADRLLPLRTEEPWERDVSVYLVYADQDRAGPAACLLLRALREGLSPLD, via the coding sequence ATGGCCAAGGTAACCCTCGAGCAGTGGCGCATGTTTCAGGCGGTAGTGGAGCACGGCGGCTTCTCCCAGGCCGCGGAGGCAGTGCACAAGAGCCAATCCTCGATCAATCACGCGGTACACAAATTACAGGAGAGCCTCGGCGTGGCGCTGCTGGAGGTGCGCGGTCGCAAGGCGGAGCTCACTGATGCCGGTCGCGTCATGCTGAACCGCGCCGCGGGCCTGCTGGACGAGGCGGAGGCACTGGAATCCGTGGCCGCGAGTCTCGCCGCCGGCACCGAAGCACAGCTACGGCTGGCGGTGGATGTGCTGTTTGACTACGAGGCACTGCTCAATGCGGTGGAGCGTTTTACCGCAGAATATCCCCATACCCGCCTGGAACTCCGCGAGACGGTGCTGTCCGGTGCCGAGGAACTGCTGCTCCAGCAGGAAGTGGACTTCATTATCACCGCGCGGGTACCTCAGGGGTTTGTCGGCGAGCCCATTTCCCGGGTCAAGTTCGTGCCGGTCGCTCACCCGGACCACCCCCTGCACCAGCTGGGACGTCCGGTTAATCGTGAGGACCTCAAGGCGAGCCGCCAGATCGTGATGCGCGACTCGGCGCTCAAGAACCGCCAGGATGCCGGCTGGCTGGGATCGGACCAGCGCATTACCGTCACCAACGTGCACACCTCCATCGAATTGATCGAGCGCGGCCTCGGTTTCGCCTGGCTGCCGCAGACCCGGATCCGCGATTCCCTGTCGGCGGATCGCCTGTTGCCCCTGCGCACCGAGGAGCCCTGGGAGCGGGATGTGAGTGTGTATCTGGTGTATGCGGATCAGGATCGCGCCGGACCGGCGGCCTGTCTGCTGTTGCGGGCGCTGCGCGAGGGGTTGTCCCCGCTGGATTGA
- a CDS encoding DoxX family protein, whose amino-acid sequence MSNGVMCDFTKLVARILMSVMFIVAGYSKIGAYAGTQEYMASAGVPGLLLPLVILLELGGGLAILFGFFTRWIALAFAAFCLISAWMFHNVPGDQMQQIMFMKNVTIAGGFLILACAGAGKFSFDHAMARVKSS is encoded by the coding sequence ATGAGTAACGGTGTTATGTGTGACTTCACCAAGCTGGTGGCGCGTATTCTGATGTCGGTGATGTTTATCGTTGCCGGTTACAGCAAGATCGGCGCCTATGCCGGTACCCAGGAGTATATGGCCTCGGCCGGTGTGCCCGGGTTGCTGTTGCCACTGGTGATTCTGCTGGAGCTGGGTGGCGGTCTCGCGATCCTGTTCGGTTTTTTTACCCGCTGGATCGCGCTGGCGTTTGCCGCCTTCTGCCTGATCAGCGCGTGGATGTTTCACAACGTTCCCGGGGATCAGATGCAGCAGATCATGTTTATGAAAAATGTCACCATCGCTGGCGGTTTCCTGATACTCGCCTGCGCCGGTGCCGGTAAATTCAGTTTTGATCACGCCATGGCGCGGGTCAAAAGCAGCTGA
- a CDS encoding monovalent cation:proton antiporter-2 (CPA2) family protein, whose protein sequence is MPHDNYLLQTVIFLAAAVFSVPLAKRLGFGSVLGYLVAGVLIGPHAFGLVGDTSDELHFAEFGVALMLFLIGLELRPRKLWALRGSIFGTGGAQVLLTASAISLIAVYLFGQSTNAAIAIGLILALSSTAIVLQSLSEKDLLKTEGGRNAFSVLLFQDIAVIPILALLPLLATVEISQDPDDLQGWTYALAVLGAIAALVLAGRYLLTPLLRLVVGARTRELFTACSLLIVLSAAAIMSWLELSPALGTFIAGVVLADSEFRHELEADIQPFKGLLLGLFFLAVGANLDLALVLQKPLLLLGLLILLVAVKFAILFALARVRGMARGEDWLFALSLAQAGEFGFVLLAYASQNKVLPDDVSSVLIALIALSMAVTPLLLLAYELLIQPRFFAGPRQPDLPDSDPHDDGSPVIIIGYGRYGQIAGRLLNASGFDTTLLEHNAEQLELVRRYGIKAYYGDASREDLLHAAGAENAKIVVLTLSDQAASLEIVSRIQKHFPHLTILARARNRMHQYALMEAGVKYIYRETVDSALEIGAGALELLGLSRHQAQRAARKFKQHDQRMLESLFPYWRNESQHIAQTRIYREQLLQALQEDRRDPDLHLDHHWADRNKEGKREKDSKTSESKARPGL, encoded by the coding sequence ATGCCGCACGACAACTACCTACTTCAGACCGTCATCTTCCTTGCCGCCGCCGTCTTTTCTGTGCCGCTCGCCAAACGCCTCGGCTTCGGCTCGGTGCTGGGCTACCTGGTGGCGGGGGTACTGATCGGCCCCCACGCCTTCGGCCTGGTTGGCGACACCAGCGATGAACTGCACTTTGCAGAATTTGGTGTGGCACTGATGCTGTTCCTGATTGGCCTGGAATTACGGCCGCGCAAGCTGTGGGCCCTGCGTGGTTCCATCTTCGGCACCGGCGGCGCGCAGGTACTACTCACCGCTTCGGCAATCTCCCTGATCGCTGTCTACCTGTTCGGCCAGAGTACCAATGCGGCCATTGCCATCGGCCTTATCCTCGCGCTGTCCTCCACGGCCATCGTGCTGCAATCCCTGTCGGAAAAGGATCTGCTCAAAACCGAGGGCGGTCGCAATGCCTTCAGTGTGCTGCTGTTCCAGGATATCGCCGTGATCCCGATCCTCGCGCTGCTGCCGCTGCTGGCGACGGTGGAGATTTCCCAGGATCCCGATGACCTGCAGGGCTGGACTTACGCCCTGGCGGTACTCGGGGCGATCGCCGCGCTGGTACTGGCCGGACGTTACCTGCTCACGCCGCTGTTGCGCCTGGTGGTGGGCGCCCGCACCCGGGAACTGTTTACCGCCTGTTCCCTGCTGATTGTGCTGAGCGCCGCAGCCATCATGAGCTGGCTGGAACTGTCACCGGCACTGGGCACGTTTATCGCCGGCGTGGTGCTGGCCGACAGCGAATTTCGCCACGAACTCGAGGCGGATATCCAGCCGTTCAAGGGGCTGCTGCTCGGGCTGTTCTTTCTCGCGGTGGGTGCCAACCTGGACCTGGCGCTGGTACTGCAAAAACCGCTGCTATTGCTCGGGCTGCTGATCCTGCTGGTGGCGGTAAAGTTCGCCATCCTGTTCGCACTGGCACGGGTGCGGGGGATGGCCAGGGGAGAAGACTGGCTGTTCGCACTGTCACTCGCCCAGGCGGGGGAATTCGGTTTTGTATTGCTGGCCTACGCCAGCCAGAACAAGGTGTTGCCGGACGACGTCAGTAGTGTACTCATTGCTCTGATCGCCCTGTCCATGGCGGTCACTCCACTGCTACTGCTCGCCTATGAACTGCTGATCCAGCCGCGCTTTTTCGCCGGGCCGCGACAGCCGGACCTGCCGGATTCCGATCCCCACGACGACGGTTCTCCGGTGATCATTATCGGCTACGGCCGCTACGGGCAGATCGCCGGGCGCCTGCTCAATGCCAGCGGGTTCGATACCACCCTGCTGGAACACAACGCCGAGCAACTTGAGCTGGTGCGCCGCTACGGCATCAAGGCCTACTACGGCGATGCCTCCCGTGAAGACCTGTTGCACGCGGCCGGTGCCGAGAATGCAAAAATCGTTGTCCTTACCCTGAGTGACCAGGCCGCGTCCCTGGAGATCGTCAGCCGTATCCAGAAGCACTTTCCGCACCTGACCATTCTCGCCAGGGCGCGCAACCGCATGCACCAGTATGCGTTGATGGAGGCGGGGGTGAAGTACATCTATCGGGAAACCGTAGACAGTGCACTGGAGATCGGTGCCGGCGCGCTGGAGCTGCTGGGGCTCTCCAGGCATCAGGCCCAGCGCGCCGCGCGCAAGTTCAAACAACACGACCAGCGCATGCTGGAATCCCTGTTCCCCTACTGGCGCAACGAATCCCAGCACATCGCGCAGACCAGAATCTACCGCGAACAGTTGCTGCAGGCACTGCAGGAAGATCGCCGGGATCCGGATCTACATCTGGATCATCACTGGGCGGATAGAAACAAAGAAGGGAAGCGGGAAAAAGATAGCAAGACGTCCGAATCGAAAGCCAGACCGGGGCTCTAG